The Capsicum annuum cultivar UCD-10X-F1 chromosome 1, UCD10Xv1.1, whole genome shotgun sequence sequence CCTTACAACTATTGCTGAATCTTTCACATGTACCTAAGTTATCTTTGGGGTTATTTTGAAGCGTTCAGCATAGTTTCCAGTGGAGACAAAGGTATTGAATTCGAGTCTTACAGTCATCCATTAttcgaaaagaaaaaaatctacaTGTTTGGCCCATGAAGAAGAATCAAGGCAGCACATGACAGGGCGTGTTGGAGACATAATTAAGGAAATATATGTGTGCTCTGTCTAACAGCTTCAACTTTTAAATGAGATGATCATGCATTTCAACTACTCaaacatatcataaatttcaGCTTAAATTTTTGCATgagaatataaaaatttattgctTGAAATACCATGGAGAAGCAATTTCAGTTTTTGGAAAAGTTATCTACTGTGTTGAATCTTCTGTTTGGTCCAAGGACCTTTTGAACACTGCAAAACAActgaaaaaggatccaaaatatgcaaaataatgAAATGGAAGCATTACCAGGGAAGCTTTAGAGTGTCTTTCAACCATCCATGCTTTGAGTAGTTTGTAATAATTCTATTCATGCGTACAATGATCTTAAAATATATTGCAAAATCATGTTGTCATACTCCTTAATATTACTAAAATATAAGAAATCTAAAACAAGGTAATGCACAGTTGCACACTGTAAAGGTGGATATTTATCATCAGATAGATGAAAACAGGAAAAATAAATCATCTTCCACTTAAAAATGTCTAGGATCTTCAATGAGCTCTGGTAGGAAAAGAACATCAAATTGAAGAATGCAAGTTCAAAGTCAAACGACAACAGATAATACTGGACTAAGAAGCCAGATATCAGAAGCTAAAGCAAAACACACATTACTTctgaaaacaacaaataaaaatccTTTTCTCAATCCTTTCACAAGGAAGTCATATCCATCAGAATGATTTGGAGTATGACATGGAATGTCTCCTATATTCAGTATGTGATGTTGCTATAACTGCATAGGAACGGCAAAAGATCAGATTGCATcaaagtattgaaaataaaagcGAATAGGTGGGCTTACTCTCTATGGTCCGGCGGATACTTAGATTTTGACTTGATTAATGATGGTCTATTATACTCTTTGCACATCAATCTAGCAGCCTCTTTAAGTGACTTGGGATGAAAAGGTTGGCATCCCTCCATCATCTAAACTCAAAAAAGTTAACCAACATTCAACAGTGAACTAAATCAAATACTGCAAAAGATAAGAGCTCTAGAATATTTGAGGAAGACAAAAATTAGCTAAAAGAATTATGTAGCAAAACGAAGGCAGCCATAAGTTAAACTTTCTAAAATTGAATCTGTACCTCATAAAGTAAACTCCAAAAGAATATACATCCACACTTCTATCAAATATTTTGTCATTATAAATCTCAAGTGCTATATAGGTACCTACAAGTAACAAGAAAGAGAATGCAACAGGCAACAGTTATCATAGTTACaatttctccaaaagtagtgGATTTTTGGAGAAGCCGACATGTGTACAACATCGAAAATGAAGAGTCATCCCACTTAGGTGGACGCTAGTATCGAACTGGAAGGTTTTTTTTCTGCCTTCTATAAGGAGTATTGTTATTTAACAGTATGAGCTCAGATTTAAGTACTTACTTGCACGGTCAACAACTTCAGGTTGCAGCGACTTTGCTTTGTCAGGTGAAATGTTTGACAATCTAATCAAACCAAATCTTGCAATTTTCAACAGACCACCATTGTCCAGCAAAATATTTTTGGTAccttacaaaaattacaaacttTAAAAGAAGTAGATATTTGGCATGAGTATACTGAAAATGGGTActtaatatataagaattataaagcATTTAGTTTTCTAACTTTGGCATTAAAAGACAATGGATGATTGGGTTCGATTTACATTCATGAAGATAATTCATGCCCCTGAAAATAAGATCATACGACGGAAACAGAATACAACCAAAGAAATAAGAACATCttatcaacataaaaataaaacatctCAGATGTAGTAATAGAGATTTTTTTCTGTACATATGAAAAAGATCAGACTTGCCTGGCAATATCCAGAGCAAATCTTAAAACCTTAGAAGGCGATAGACATCCCTTCTTCTGAAGATAGCTGCCCAGGTCCCCCTGGAAAGTCCATAAACATGAATGCACATACCTATCGGACAGCTAAGCCAAGAAACAAGAAGTAGAGCGCATAAAATCTATAAGAATGAAAATACATCAGGAGATAACTCAAATCACAAATTTGGATGTACTCTTGATGTAAGAGCTGATTGAATATTTCTCAATATTTATCTATGCATAAATAACATacaatattgaaaatatagtGTGTAGGCGGAGAGAGTGAAGAATGGATTTTTTTGTGGGGAGCAGGGTGaaatagagaaatagaaaagcTTACACTTGGATGATGCTCTATTACTAGTATCATTGGCATACTTTGGGTAAGAGCTCCAATAAACTGAACCACATTAGGATGCCGTACTTTTTCCAACAAGTTAATTCATGTTTCAAAGTGTAAAGGCCTCTGGCTGAACCATGTGGTTTGTCCTCCTTTAGGTATCTAGTAACAATACGTTCAATAGAGACATCAATAAGCTCCAAAGTTCAGAAAATTCACTGCACGGATAAGCAGGATAGTAATGTAATCTGACAGGAATACGTAGTTCATTTGAGATTGAAGAGACATATATCGCAAATTCACGCTCCTCATAGAAGCCAATGAGGTAAATCTGTGGTAGATTCGGAATCTGCAAAGCTATAGCACACAAGTCATTAGCTAGTTATTGGATTTTATGTCAAAATTTCACTTTCAAACTTCACATTATAATTAATCTTCTCTTATCGTTTAACATTGCACTTGATATTAAGCAGAATGCATGTTTAGCTTTGGTTTTGATGTATGTCCCATATTAATCAGGAATTTGATATCAGATAACTGTTAGTTGAAATTATCTTTATGGTACCAAGAGTAGTATTATTGATTTAGATGGTGCGATAGTATGAGAATAGAATAAAGACACAGAAGCAACAAAAACATAGTGAACCAACAAAAGCGACAGTTTTTAATAACATAACTTTCTCAAATGTGCTGCTAGTTTTGGAATACGGAGGAGCGCCAAAGTTGCACTTTGTCAACCAAATTATCCGTTACATACGGTAAGTTGACAAGTGTATTCTTTGCTTTTAGCTAAAAATACCAAGCTTATCACAAATCACTCGAGAGCCATAAAAAATACCCTGTCTAAGGTCATTATTCTGATATTAGTGTCAGATGAATCTTTTTAGATACAATTTACTCccatatattctttttcattttatttcgtTGCTATTTTGTTATCTTATAAACTCAATATTTCAATCTTTCCAGACCTGTATGTTTAGAGGCGAATATATAACATGAAATTGATAATCTGAAATACCCAAAAAGCAAGGATTCAAAAGaatataaggaaaataaataagaattaggcaaaaattaaaagatagaaCAAACCTGAAATTTAACCCGTTGTGACACTTTAGAATATGATAGAGAGAGAGGCAAATCAATGATTCTAGATAAATATTGTGCAAAGTCAGGGACATTGCTAAACAAGACATTGCTGAATTACGTTAGAGGACAGAAAACAAGCATCATACCTGAGAAGTTAGTGTTCCCATTTCTGTTTGGATCCAAGATTGGAGTTGGCGTTTGAGAGCTTGATgaggaagaaaaagaggaaacTGTATGATGATTGATTGTGAAGATGCAATACAAGGATTCTAGAAAGTGTTCATAGAAAACACTAATTGTGGAGGGGCACTGCCACATAGGAAGATATTATTGAGAATAAAAAGACAAAATTTCCCTTGGTCGTTCCATTAGCTAGTGAtgtttctatatagtagaaaaataGACCATGTGTTGGAAATATTATGTGGTTGGTAAATAAAGGCATATTAGGACCAAATAACTATTGACGGATTGTGTAACTCTTTTTTTGACTGAGCACACGTGTAAAAATACGTGTCATTGTTTAAGACATACTGAAATGAAAATAGTATGTATAAATTGGAATGGAGAAAGTACTTAATAATGTTTTCAACAGGTGCAAGATCAAGGCTAAATCCTCCTCTTCCAGAAGGGTATTTTGGAAATGCAATTCATATTAAGCAAGTAAAAACAACTGCGGGAGAGCTACTGAAAAATGGACTGGGATGGGCTGCAATGCAAATAAACAAGATGGTTGTTTCTCAAAACTCTAAAGAAGTGATGATAAAATTCTATGAAGAGTGGGCAGAAAATCCACCTATAGTTCTCCAAGATATAATATTTATGGTAATGATTTTGGTTGGAGAAAACCAATTGGTGTGAGGAGTGGgatggaaaataaaaatgatgggaTGATTACTTTATTTCCTGGTGTAGAAGAAGGAAGTGTAGATATTGAAGTTTGTATTTTGCCTGAGACTTTGCAAGCATTGGCGAATGATCAAAAATTCATGGAGGCTGCAACCAAGAATTAAAAACATTCCTTAGTTACTGGGATCATttttatgttgtattttcttatttactTTTGTTAATCAGTAATAAAtactttgaattaaaaaaaaagtatttattgTTGCTCCTAAAAGAATATGCAAATATATATGGTTGCCAAGTAATAAAGTGATGATATGATCAAGTATCATTATCACATAGATTTATGATCAACTGTTCACAAAATTTAActaacattaattatttattaaactactatgaaaatgtaaaagtaaGTACTTAAATTGAACGAGAAAGCTCAAATTGAAATCAATGAGAGAAGTATTACAGAGTGATTGTTCCACGAACAATTTTGTtggagtgtatatatatatttgaactgACTAAGTGGTTTGTCTAGTTTATTGATTAACAtactattgatattagagcagTTAGTGATTAGGAGGTTGTTAAAGTAGTTAGATTAGAGGGTAATATAGTCTTTACACAAGACATAAAAATGCGGTTACCAACTCTATATGTACAACTTCAAAGTAACAGTGAAAAGGTAAtcaaatgaaaataatttttcttcctCTCTGTACTCTCAGTTGGTTCCTTCATGTGAAGTAAGAGAGCTTCAGTAGCTCATTTTCTCATGGTAGCTGAGCGGGTACTTGCATACATAAATCTCTAGTTCCAATCCTGGTTGAGATCACCATTGTTGAAGCTTGGTAGGAAATCGGCCATGGCGGAAAGTGGAACTACTCAAATTGGACAATCTCAGACCACACAAATAGATTACAATCATCCATTATTTCTACAGCCCAGTGATACTCCAGGTGTTGTGCTTATTGGATTGAAATTAACGGGGCCAGGAAACTACACATTGTGGAGTTGTTCTCTCACAATTGCGTTGTTGGGAAAGAACAAAGTAGGATTCATTAACGGAAGTTGATTACGAAGCTCGTATAAAGGAGATTTGGCGAAATAGTGGGCTCGTTGCAATGCTATCGTATTATCATGGATATAAGATGAACTGTTGCACCGGAGCTGGTTTCGAGTATTGTATTGGTTTCTACTACAAAGAAGGTA is a genomic window containing:
- the LOC107849603 gene encoding uncharacterized protein LOC107849603 isoform X1; protein product: MWQCPSTISVFYEHFLESLYCIFTINHHTVSSFSSSSSSQTPTPILDPNRNGNTNFSESLICLSLYHILKCHNGLNFRFRIYHRFTSLASMRSVNLRYMSLQSQMNYVFLYLKEDKPHGSARGLYTLKHELTCWKKYGILMWFSLLELLPKVCQ